DNA sequence from the Geobacter sp. AOG2 genome:
CCGGGTAGCCCAGCAGTTGTTCGGCACGGGCACTGACAAGTTTGAAATGAAGCATATCCGCGGTCGCCTCCCAGACGATCCCCTGGATTTCATCAACCAGTTTCTGATAGCGTTCCCGAGATCGGAGCACCTCCCGTTCCGCCGTCAGGTGATGTTCCCACTGCTCCCGGACGTAGACATAACCGAAGATCGGGATACCACACATGTGCAGGCCGTGACGGATTGGGCCGAGAACCTTGATGGCGCTTGCGGATGAGATGCTGGTTATCAAGCCCAGGGCGTCGTCCAGGAAGAATCCACAAAACGCGAACAATAGCGCCGTCCGGCGCCATCCCGGAACGCGCCACAGAAATACCAGGGCGGCTGCCAGAAAGATGCCGCCACAAAGATGGAATGTGACGCCATACCAACTGGTCTCGAAGTCCGAGCCGGGAAATCTGCTACTGAGGGAGGCCCAGCCGGAAAAGGTCGACAGGTAGGCGGTAAGCGTGCATGCCAGCCCCGCCTTGAGATAGCGCCGCGCCAGTCGCGGATCGAGCAGGTTGTCCAGATATGCCGCAGCAATCCATATAAGGGAGATGGCCGTCAAGGCATGTTCAATCGGCAGGGACAGCGGCTGTAGACGGGCATTGGAGATGGTGTTGCTGAAGGAGAGAAACAGGGCGGCAAACATAAATATCTCACGCGCCAAGCCCAGGATAAAACCGGTCAACAACATCATGTTTCGTTGCGGGTCATGACGCCGCTGGCGCACGGCGGCCCAGATGAGCAACATCCAGAACAGGGCCGCCATGCCGAGGCGGACGAAGTGATCCGGCACGAAGTCCCCACCGACAAACTCGACTAGTATTGCCATCAGGTAGTCGGACATAGGGTCGTATCTCCTCTCAGGCATTGCGCCAAGGCCAAGGTGCGCGGCGCGTTGTCGCGTGTCGGTCGTTTCAGGAATGCCTCCAGATCCTCTGCCGTATCGATATCACGCCACGGCTCTAGAAGGGCGGTTCTGAGCCCGCCGAGGCGTGCCCGCTCCAGGCTGGTCCTCAGTACCTCGCCGCTGCTCCAAGGGATGTCCTCGAACAGCTGCTGCTGGAAGCGCCGCAGGCCGAGCAGATAATAACCGCCGTCCACGGCTGGGCCGAAGACGGCCTCGGCTTCATTCCGCTCCAGAAGGCCGAATGCTTGCAGGATATACTCGGGTGGGAGGTCGGGCGCATCGCTGCCGATGATGCAGCATGTTTCACAACCGCTTGCCAGGGCTTCTCCAAAGGCGTTTGCCATGCGTTCACCCAAGTCCCGGCCCTGTTGTTCGAACACCTCCAGTCGCGGCAGGAGGGGGAACGCGGGAGTAGTGATGTTCTTCAACGCCCAGAAGAGCAACAGGCGGGTGTCATCCAGGGTGACGGCTGCCGCCAGCACATCGGTCAACATGGCGGTATACAGGTCCGTGGCGGCCCGATGGCTTCCCAAATCACGGGCCAAGCGGGTTTTTACCGTGCCAGCAAGCGGTTCCCGGGCAAAGATAATCAGGCCTCTGGTCATGCCCTGCGGTCAAGCTCCACGGCGGCATAGGCCGAATGGTTGTGGATCGACTCGAAGTTTTCCGCCTCCACCGAGAACCAGATGATATTTGCCACGGCTGCCAGTCGGGAATAGGCTTCTCGGACCATGTCCTCCACAAAGCGTGGATTGTCGTAGGCCTGCTCGGTGACGTACTTCTCGTCCTCACGCTTGAGTAACGAGTAGAGCGGGCTGCTGCCGCATTGCTCGATCAAATCTACCAAGTCTTCGATCCAGATGAACTCCCGATAGCGTACCTGCACGGTCATGACGCTACGCTGGTTGTGGGCGCCAGCACGGGAGAGTTCCTTGCTGCACGGGCAGAGTGAGGTGAGCGGCACCTTGACCACCAGCATGAAATCCAGGGTGTCGGTCATGGACGCCTTGAATTCGCAGCTGTACTCCATCAAGCTCTTGGCACCCGAGACCGGGGCCTTTTTCTCGATGAAGTAGGGGAACTGGATCTCCATGTGGGCGCTGGCGGAGCCGAGCCGGGCCTTGACCTCGTCCAGGATCGTTTCCAGCTTGTCCAGGCCGATATGCTCGCGATGGCGGTTCAGGATCTCCACAAAGCGGCTCATGTGGGTTCCCTTGAAGTGGTGGGGCAGGTCCACGTACATGTTGATCCGTGCCACGGTGTGCTGTAGCGAATGGTTTTTGTCCATCACCACGATGGGGTAGGAGATATCCTTGACGCCGACCTTGGCGATGGGTATCCTGCGGTGGTCGGGGCGTTTCTGCATGTCCGGCATGGCCGGTTTGGGCGTCTTCTCTGAGGTTGTTTTCGTCATTTGCTGCACCATGGGGCTGTCCTGTAGGATTGGAATCTATTCAGTGACCAAGGGGAATGCCGTATGAATATCAGGGTTTCCGTCACGGTTTTCGGCCGTGTACAGGGGGTGGCGTTTCGTCACTACACCCGCCTGCGCGCCATGGAGCTTGGCGTCAACGGCTGGGTGAAGAACCTGTCGGACGGTTCGGTTGCCGGTGTGTTCGAGGGTGATGAGAACGCGGTGAATTCCCTGGTCGGCTGGTGCCGCCAGGGACCGCCCGCCGCCGAGGTGGAACGGCTCGACCTGCACCGGGAGATCTCCACCGGCGAATTCGAGGCGTTCTCCATCAGGTAGTCGTGTCGTCCAGGCCGGCTAACTCGGAGACCGCCCGCCATACCCCCTCGCGCCCTACCTTCGACAGAGCCGAAAAAGGGACCAGTTCCTCCCGGCTGCGGCCGATCACTGTTGCAATCAGCCCCGCCTGGCGGGCCTGCTCGTTTTTAGAGAGCTTGTCGCACTTCGTCACCACGATGATCGGCGGGATGCCGTAGGTCTCCAGCCAGCGCAACATATTGAGGTCTCCATCCGTGGGGGTGCGGCGGATGTCCAGGATCAGGACCACCGCCCGCAAATTCTCCCGTTCGGCCAGATAGGTCTCGATCATCGGCTGCCACTGTTTGCGCAACTCGGGCGGCGCTTTGGCGTAGCCGTAACCGGGCAGGTCCACCAGGACAAGGCGGCCGTTAACGTCGAAAAAGTTGATCAGCTGGGTCCTGCCGGGAGTGGAACTGGTTCGCACCAGGCTTTTGCGGTTGACCAGCACGTTGATCAGCGACGACTTGCCCACATTGGAGCGGCCCACGAAGGCCACCTCGGGCAGTGCCGTATCCGGGTAGTCCTTTGGTTTTACCGCACTTTTGATGAATTCTGCCTGGTGTACATCCATGTCGACGCTCTCCTTGCCACAGCATTATAGTGCGCCGCGTCATGGCGGTTCAAGCGCTTATTTCTCTGGTGATGATAATTTGGAATTTATTCCCACAGGCGATCTACCCTCTACGGAATATCCATACCTGGTTTTCAGGCGCAAATCCTTGAAGCACCTCGTTCGGGCACTGCTTTTACAGCGTCATCGCCACGATTTCATCCTGTCTCCCGGAATTAGTCGGTGGCGTTCGACATGCTTTTGTGATATATGAATATCATTCCGTTGGTGTCCTCTTACATGCTCCTGACCAGGTTCCGATGACGGCATCCACTGTGGACATAGCGCTGTTTGCGGCAAAGCTGGGGATGATCTTCTTCGTGATCCTCACTTTGGCTGCCTACTTGGTATTCGCCGAACGGAAGGTCCTGGCCTGGATACAGGATCGCAAGGGACCGAACCGTGTCGGCCCCTTCGGACTCCTTCAACCCCTCGCAGACCTGATCAAACTCCTCACCAAAGAAGATTTTGTCCCGCTTGCCGCCGATAAATGGCTGTTCTATCTTGCCCCGGCCATGGCGGCCATTCCGGCCATCCTGACCTTCGCCGTCATCCCATTCGGCGCGCCGGTGGTCGTTGCCGGCCATCAAGTGCAGATGCTGGTGGCCGACCTGAATGTCGGGCTGCTGTTCTTCCTGGCGCTCTCTTCCATTGCTGTGTACGGTGTTGCCATCGGCGGTTGGGCCTCCAACTCCAAATACTCCCTGCTGGGTGGCATTCGCGGCCTGGCCCAGTTGATCTCCTACGAACTGTCCATGGGGCTGT
Encoded proteins:
- a CDS encoding TIGR04282 family arsenosugar biosynthesis glycosyltransferase, with the protein product MTRGLIIFAREPLAGTVKTRLARDLGSHRAATDLYTAMLTDVLAAAVTLDDTRLLLFWALKNITTPAFPLLPRLEVFEQQGRDLGERMANAFGEALASGCETCCIIGSDAPDLPPEYILQAFGLLERNEAEAVFGPAVDGGYYLLGLRRFQQQLFEDIPWSSGEVLRTSLERARLGGLRTALLEPWRDIDTAEDLEAFLKRPTRDNAPRTLALAQCLRGDTTLCPTT
- the folE2 gene encoding GTP cyclohydrolase FolE2 translates to MPDMQKRPDHRRIPIAKVGVKDISYPIVVMDKNHSLQHTVARINMYVDLPHHFKGTHMSRFVEILNRHREHIGLDKLETILDEVKARLGSASAHMEIQFPYFIEKKAPVSGAKSLMEYSCEFKASMTDTLDFMLVVKVPLTSLCPCSKELSRAGAHNQRSVMTVQVRYREFIWIEDLVDLIEQCGSSPLYSLLKREDEKYVTEQAYDNPRFVEDMVREAYSRLAAVANIIWFSVEAENFESIHNHSAYAAVELDRRA
- a CDS encoding acylphosphatase, encoding MNIRVSVTVFGRVQGVAFRHYTRLRAMELGVNGWVKNLSDGSVAGVFEGDENAVNSLVGWCRQGPPAAEVERLDLHREISTGEFEAFSIR
- the yihA gene encoding ribosome biogenesis GTP-binding protein YihA/YsxC, with the protein product MDVHQAEFIKSAVKPKDYPDTALPEVAFVGRSNVGKSSLINVLVNRKSLVRTSSTPGRTQLINFFDVNGRLVLVDLPGYGYAKAPPELRKQWQPMIETYLAERENLRAVVLILDIRRTPTDGDLNMLRWLETYGIPPIIVVTKCDKLSKNEQARQAGLIATVIGRSREELVPFSALSKVGREGVWRAVSELAGLDDTTT
- the nuoH gene encoding NADH-quinone oxidoreductase subunit NuoH, whose product is MTASTVDIALFAAKLGMIFFVILTLAAYLVFAERKVLAWIQDRKGPNRVGPFGLLQPLADLIKLLTKEDFVPLAADKWLFYLAPAMAAIPAILTFAVIPFGAPVVVAGHQVQMLVADLNVGLLFFLALSSIAVYGVAIGGWASNSKYSLLGGIRGLAQLISYELSMGLSLVPVVMLARSFSLADIVAAQSPVPFIVYQPLAFLIFLISITAECKRIPFDIPEAEGELVAGFHTEYSGMRFGLFFVGEYINIIVLGGLATTFFLGGWHGPFLAPVLWFSFKTLAFAFFFIWMRGTLPRLRYDQLMHLGWKVLTPLALANILITGWWLALKGAL